One genomic segment of Cherax quadricarinatus isolate ZL_2023a chromosome 30, ASM3850222v1, whole genome shotgun sequence includes these proteins:
- the LOC128692742 gene encoding uncharacterized protein: protein METCNMENTMLFGDVTMLGGDNFFFSDLDAFLMSPSSSSSSIPNYDSQLQGALTHIDAMENNDVLTWSSEDCYRWAQRVCQEQCLDAHTLNLDFFYSVTGSTLAQYSRYDFCAYFNNMWGGVFYDQFHQLLAHAGVAVSFPTSDYDSASSISSSYSDCSSSDSSTSSSASPYYENDDNAADLWDMPPLHVSEDITDLDSFLHQQVPQQQDLLEQENLLLKDIGDAALVEKEHQMNLFLPEMPVIKDEVEQLSFYENTRDTSSSPEPVVPSCGSLTSCESLTSCGSLNSCKALEKIRTKSRKRERGPKNWEFVIRLLADRQYNPEVVRWEDKTCGTFRFVRPSVIAQMWGKRSNKPNLSYDNFARGLRYHYTTGALRPVSERQLVYQCGPKALSFLAELLQ, encoded by the exons ATGGAGACCTGCAACATGGAAAACACCATGCTTTTCGGAGATGTGACTATGCTGGGAGGAGATAATTTCTTCTTCTCGGACTTGGATGCTTTCTTGATGTCacctagcagtagcagcagcagcatccccAACTACGACTCACAACTGCAAGGGGCGTTGACGCACATTGATGCCATGGAGAACAATGATGTCCTCACCTGGTCCTCAGAG GACTGTTACCGTTGGGCGCAGAGGGTGTGCCAGGAGCAGTGTCTCGACGCCCACACTCTCAACTTGGACTTCTTCTACAGCGTCACTGGCAGCACACTGGCTCAGTACTCTCGCTACGACTTCTGTGCTTACTTCAATAACATGTGGGGAGGAGTGTTCTACGACCAGTTCCATCAGCTGCTGGCCCATGCGGGGGTTG CCGTCAGTTTTCCTACATCAGACTACGATAGCGCCTCCTCCATCTCGTCGTCCTACAGCGACTGCAGCAGTAGTGATTCCTCCACCTCGTCGTCCGCTTCTCCCTACTACGAGAACGACGACAATGCTGCTGATCTGTGGGACATGCCGCCCCTGCATGTGTCCGAAGACATCACTGACTTGGACAGCTTCCTGCACCAGCAGGTGCCCCAGCAGCAGGATCTGCTGGAGCAGGAGAACCTGCTTCTCAAAGACATCGGAGATGCTGCTCTAGTGGAGAAGGAACACCAGATGAATCTGTTTCTGCCAGAGATGCCAGTTATCAAAGATG AAGTAGAGCAGTTGAGCTTCTATGAAAATACCCGTGACACATCGTCGTCCCCGGAGCCTGTAGTACCCTCCTGCGGGAGCCTCACCTCCTGCGAGAGCCTCACTTCCTGTGGAAGCCTCAACTCCTGCAAGGCTCTGGAGAAGATCCGCACCAAGTCTAGAAAGAGAG AGCGCGGCCCCAAGAACTGGGAGTTCGTGATTCGTCTGTTGGCCGACAGACAATATAACCCTGAAGTTGTCCGCTGGGAGGACAAGACTTGTGGCACCTTCCGCTTCGTTCGTCCCAGTGTTATAGCTCAAATGTGGGGTAAGAGGTCAAACAAACCCAACCTCTCCTACGACAACTTCGCTCGTGGTTTAAG GTACCATTACACCACTGGTGCTCTGCGTCCAGTGTCTGAGAGGCAACTTGTCTATCAGTGTGGACCTAAGGCTCTCAGCTTCCTGGCGGAGCTCTTACAGTGA